The sequence below is a genomic window from Gemmatimonadaceae bacterium.
AGAGCATCAACGGCTGCGGTCGGGGTTCTCGATGCGCAGCTGGCGAGGGGGATGTTGGTGACTGAAGGGCATGCTGGTGACTAGTCACTAGTCACATTTCTAAGCAGTGGAGAACCACCAGTTGAGCAAACTTCGAGTTCACGAAATGGCGGCCGAGTTCGGCATCTCGAGCGAGGAGGTTCTGACCCTCCTGCGACAGATGGACGTGCCCGTGCGCAGCCATGTCAGCGCGTTGACCGACGATCAGGTCGCGCGGCTGAGGGCGCGCTGGGAGCGCGAGAAGCGCGCTCGCGCGGAGAAGCCAGCCACCACGTCGCGCCGCCGCCGCAGCTCGGCCGCGGCGGAGAAAGCAGCGCCCCCCGCTCCGGAGCCGAAAGCCGAGGGCGGCCCGCGCCGGAGACGCCGCGCCGCACCGCCCGTGACCGAGACCGCGGAGGTCGCCCCTGAAGTCGAAGCGGCCCCGCCTCCGCCCGCGCCGGTCGAGGAAGCGCCCGCCGTGCGCCGGCGGGCGGCCGCGGCGCCGGCCGCGCCCGCTCCGACTCAACCCGCGGCCGCCGCCGCGCCTGCCGCGCCCGCACCGGCCGCCGCGGCGCCGCCGCCTCCACGCGCAGCGCCGCCAGCCGCGCCGCCACCGGCCGCGGCCGGTGGGACGCAGGCCCCGACGGTGCCGCCCATTCCCGAGCGCCAGCGCCCGCGTCCGATCGTGCCCGGCGCTCCGCGCCCGCGCCCGGTTGCGAGCGGCACTCCGTACGGCGCGCGCCCTATCGCCTCCGCCTCACCCGGCGCCGGCACTCCGACGCGGCGGGACGACCGCCCCACGGGCGGCGCCCGCACCGACGACACGCGCGGCCGCGGCAAGCGCGGTAAGCGCGGCGCCGTCGATCAGCAGGCGGTGTCCGACAACATCTTCAAGACGATGACCGCCATCCGCGGCGCGCCCCCGCGCCGCGGCGGAGCGCGCCGCGCCGACGACGCGCTGTCGCGCGAGGAGATCGAAGCGCAGCGGACCGCGGAGCAGGAGCGCGAGAAGAAGACCGTTCGCGTGAACGAGTTCATCAGCGTCAGCGAGCTCGCGGAGATCCTGAAGATCCCGCCCACGCAGATCGTCGGGTTCGCGCTCAAGAACCTCGGCTTCATGGTGACGATCAACCAGCGGCTCGACTTCGATCAGATCGAGCTGATCGCCAGCGAGTTCGGCTTCCGGGCCGTGCGCGAGGAGGAGTTCGCCGCGGACGCGGGGGACGTCCCCGCCGACAAGGCGGAGGACCTCAAGCCGCGCCCGCCGGTCGTGACGATCATGGGACACGTCGATCACGGCAAGACCTCGCTGCTCGACCACATCCGCAAGGCGAACGTCGTCGCCGGGGAGGCGGGCGGCATCACGCAGCACATCGGCGCGTACCACGTGTTGCTGCCGGGCGGCAGGAACCTCACGTTCCTCGACACGCCGGGGCACGAGGCGTTCACGGCGATGCGCGCGCGCGGCGCCCAGGTGACCGACATCGTCGTGCTCGTGATCGCGGCCGACGACCAGGTGATGCCGCAGACCATCGAGGCGATCTCGCACGCGAAGAACGCGAGCGTCCCGATGATCGTGGCCATCAACAAGGTGGACCTGCCGTCGGCGAACGCGCTCAAGGTGAAGCAGGACCTGCTGCAGCACGGCGTCGTGCTGGAGGAGTTCGGCGGCACCACGCTCTCGTCCGAGATCTCGGCCAAGACCGGCGCGGGGATCGACGCGCTGCTCGAGCAGATTCTGCTGCAGGCGGAGCTGCTGGAGCTGAAGGCGAACCCGGACCGGCCGGCGATCGGCGCGGTGGTCGAGGCGTCGCTCGACGCGGGCAAGGGGCCGGTCGCGACGGTGCTGGTGTCCTCGGGCACCCTGCGCGTGGGCGACGACTTCATCTGCGGCATGTTCAGCGGCCGCGTGCGTGCGCTGCTGGACGAGCGCGGTAAGGCTGTGAAGGAAGCGGGACCGGCGATCCCGGTGCAGGTGCTGGGCATGACGGGCGTCGCGATGGCGGGCGACCAGTTCATCGTCGTCCAGGACGCGGTTGCGTCCCGCGAGATCGCGCAGCGCCGGCAGCGCCTGGACCGCGAGGCGCGCAGCCGCCGCACCGCCAAGGGCGTCGTGTCGCTGGAAGAGTTCATGACGCAGACGTCCGGCGGCGAGAAGCGCACGCTGCGGATCGTCATCAAGGCCGACCAGGGCGGGCCGGCGGAAGCGGTGGCCGACGCGCTCGGGCAGCTGTCCAACGAAGAGGTGTCGGTCGAGGTGATTCATCGCGGCGTCGGCACGATCAACGAGAGCGACATCCTGCTCGCGAGGGCGGCGGGCGCGATCATCGTCGGCTTTCATGTTCGGCCGGACAACAACGCGCGCGCGGCGGCCGAGCGCGAGGGCGTGGACATCAAGCTGTACAAGATCATCTACGAGGCGGTCGAGGAGGTGCGACTGGCGCTGGAAGGGCTGCTGCGGCCGGAGGAGCGCGAGGTCGTGTACGGCGAGGCGCACGTGCTGCAGCTGTTCCGCGTGCCGAAGATCGGCGTCATCGCCGGCTGCTCGGTCCGGAGCGGGATCATCAACCGCCAGGGGCGCGTGCGCGTGATCCGCGACGGTGTCGAGGTGTACGACGGCGTCATCGGCTCGCTGCGCCACCTCAAGGACGACGTGCGCGAGGTGCGCTCCGGCTTCGAGTGCGGTATCGGGATCGAGAATTTCCAGGATGTCAAAGTCGGCGACGTGATCGAGTGCTACCGGACGGAACAGGTGGCGCGCACGCTCACGCCGGCCGCCACTGCGTAACACGCGGCGCGCGGATCGTGTCTCCGAGGCGATCCGCGAGGTAGTCGCCACCTTCCTCGCCGAGGGCGGCGGAGCGAAGGATCCTCGGATAACGGGGCTCGTCACGGTGACGGGAGTGGACATCACGTCCGACCTCCGGCACGCGAAGGTCTACGTCAGCGTGCTCGGCACGGAGACGGAGAAGGCAGCCACGTTCGAGGGGCTGAGCAGCGTAGCCGGCCACCTCCGCTCGCAGATCGCGAAGACGCTGCAGCTGCGCGTCGCCCCGCAGATCACGTTCAAGGTGGACGAGAGCGTCGCGCACGCCGCGCGCATCGAGTCGCTACTCGAGCAGATCAAGAACGAGACGCCCGCGCGGGTGGAGCCTCCGGCCGGCGGCGACGCCGCGGCGGGAGCGTCCGACGATGAAGACCGCCAGCCCTGAGGGGCTCCTGCTCGTGGACAAGCCCGCGGGGATCACGTCGCACGACGTCGTGGACCGCGTGCGCGGCGCGTACGGCGAGCGGAGCGTCGGGCACCTCGGCACGCTGGATCCGTTCGCGACCGGACTGCTGGTGCTGCTGGTGGGCCGGGCGACGCGGCTCGCGACCTTTCTCGACGTCGAGCCGAAGGTGTACGAGGCGGTCATAGCGTTCGGCACGGAGACCGACACCGACGATTCGACCGGTGAAGTCACGCGCTCGGCGGCGCCGCCGTCGGAAGCGAACGTGCGCGCGGCGATCGTCACGCTGACCGGCGAGATTCAGCAGGTGCCGCCGGCGTACTCGGCGAAGAAGGTCGCGGGCCGGCGCGCCTACGCGGCCGCGCGGAGCGGCGAGGCGCTGGAGCTCGCTCCCGCGAGCGTCGTGGTGCATCGCTGGGAGCTCGGCGCGTTCATCGGCGAGGCTTTCAGCGCGACCATCACCTGCGGCGGCGGCACTTACATCAGGTCCCTGGCGCGCGACCTCGGGCGCTCCTCCGGGAGCGCGGCGCACCTGCGGTCGCTGCGGCGCACGCGGATCGGCAGGTTCGACGTCGCCGACGCCACTCCGGTGGACGCTCTCGCCGCGTCGCCCCCGCCGCTGAAGCGGCTCGAGGTGACCGTTGCCGCGGCCTGACCCGCGCATGCACGAGTCCGGTCTTCCGCCGACTGTGACGGCGACGGTGGTGACCGTCGGCACCTTCGACGGCATGCACCGCGGGCACCGCGACGTCGTGCAGCGGTTGGTGGATCGCGCGGCCACGGCCGGTTTGCCGAGCCTGCTGCTCACGTTCGACCCGCATCCGCTCGAGGTCGTGAATCCGGCCGCCGCGCCCCAGCTGCTCACCAGCCGGGAGGAGAAGATCGAGATCCTGGCCGAGACGGGGCTCGACTACGTCGCCGTGCTTCCGTTCACCCGGCAGCTCGCGGACTATTCCGCGGAGGAGTTCGTGGAGCTGGTGTTGCGCGCGCGATTCCGGATGCGGCAGCTCCTCATCGGCTACGACCACGGCTTCGGACGCTCGCGGGCGGGCGACGTGAGCGTGCTCAAGTCGCTCGGCAAGCGCGACGGGTTCGACGTCGAGGTGGTGCGGGCGGTGGAGGCCCCGGACGGGCACAGCATCTCTTCCACCGCGATCCGGCGCGCGGTCGCCGGAGGCGATCTCGACCGCGCCGCGGATTCGCTCGGCCGGCTGTATTCCGTCGGCGGAAAGGTCGGCCGCGGCGACCAGCGCGGGCGCAGGCTCGGGTTTCCGACCATCAACCTCGTCCCGCCGCCGCACAAGCTCCTGCCCCCGGAAGGCGTGTACGCCGCGCGCGTTCAGACTTCGCGCGGGACCTTCGGCGCGATGGTGAATCTTGGCCCGCGACCGACGTTCGGCGACTCCAGTGTGGGCCTGGAGGCGTACCTGTTCGACACCGAAGTCGATCTGTACGGCGCGCACGTGCGGCTCGAGTTCGTGGCCCGCCTGCGCGACACCCGCGCGTTTCCCGACGCCGCGGCGCTCATCGAGCAGATCAAGGATGACGAGACGTCCGCGCGATCCGCGTTGACTGTCCTCTCCGTGGCCGGTAACGTTCGCACTGCTCAAAACGCCGCCGGGACCGCGCGTCCCGCCGGCGTCACCTCAATCAGCTCCTCACAATGAAGTTGAAGCATAGAATCGCGATCATTCTGGCGCTCATCGCCGGCTCGCTGTGGACGCTTTATCCGCGCACGGTCGTCGAGCGCGTCAAGCGTGACGGCGTCTTCGTGTACGACACGGTTCAGCGGGTTCCGCTCAAGCGCGGGCTGGATCTCGTGGGCGGCATTCACATGGCGCTCGAGATCGACGAGTCCAAGGCGCCCGTAACGGACAAGGCCGCGGCGCTCACCAACGCGCTGACCGTCCTGCGCAACCGTGTGGACGAATTCGGCGTGGCCGAGCCCGTGGTGCAGCGGGTGGGCGACGACCGGATCATCGTGGAGCTTCCCGGAATCGACGATCCCGTCCGCGCGCAGGACATCGTGCAGAAGTCGGCGTTCCTGGAGTTCCAGATAACCGACAAGTCGCAGGCATTGGACAAGGCGCTGCCGCGGCTCGACGGGATCATCCGCTCGCGCGGACTGACCACGCCCGGCGCGCCCGGCGCGCCCGGCGCGCCCGCGCGCGCCGCGGCGGCTCCGGCGCAGATGCCGCGGACGCCGGCCGGGCTTGGCTCGCTGCTGCAGCGGGACACGACGGACACCGCGCGCGCGGCGGGAGACACGGGCACGCGCGACACGGCGGCCGTGGCGGCGGGCACGGGACCAGGGCCGCTCTCGAGTCTCATCCAGCAGGGATCCATGCCGGGCGAATATCTGGTCGCGGCAGAGAACGTCGGGCCGGTCGAGCACTATCTGTCGCTGCCCGAGATTCAGGCCGCGCTACCTCCCGGCAAGGTGGTGCGGTGGAGCAGCGATTCGATGGTCATCGCGAACAGCACGTACCGGCCGTTCTACGTGCTCGACGCGCGCCCGATCATCACCGGGCAGTACATCCAGGACGCGCAGCCCAACCAGGATCCGCTCGAGGGCACGCTCGTGACCTTCGAGCTGAACAATGAAGGCGGCCGCCAGTTCCGGCGGGAGACCAGCCGGCACATTCAGGACTACATGGCGATCGTGCTCGACCAGCGCGTCATGGGCCGCCCGCCGGTGATTCAGGGCGCCATCGGCACGCGCGGGCAGATAACCATGGGCGGACAGGATCTCGCCGCCGCGCAGGATCTCGCGCTGGTGCTGCGGGCCGGAGCGCTGCCCGTCCCGCTCAAGATCGTGGAGTCCGGGGCGATCGGGGCGAGCCTCGGGCAGGACGCGGTGCAGCAGGGAATCCGCGCCGGAATCCTCGGCCTCGCGCTCGTGATTCTGATAATGGTCGTGTACTACAAGCTGTCGGGCGTATTCGCCGTGGGCGGGCTGGCCGTGTACACGCTGATCACGCTCGCCGTGCTCGCGTCGTTCGGCGCGGTGCTCACGCTGCCGGGAATCGCCGGCTTCGTGCTCTCCATCGGAATGGCGCTGGACGCCAACTTCCTGATCTTCGAGCGCACGCGCGAGGAAATGGACGCCGGCAAGACTCCGCGCGCGGCGATCGACGAGGGCTTCCAGCACGCGTGGAGCGCGATCATCGACACGCACGTGACCACCGCGTTGACCGCGGCGATCCTGTACCAGTTCGGCACCGGTCCCGTCCAGGGATTCGCGGTCGCGTTGCTCGCCGGAATCGGCGCCTCGCTCGTCAGCGCCATCTTCGTGGTGCGGACGTTCTTCCTCATCTGGCTACACCGTACCGGCGGAACCAAGCCGGTCAGCATCTAAGGGACCCATGCTTCGCGTACTGCACAACACGAAAATCAATTTTATCCGCCTGTGGCGCGTGTCCACGGCGTTCTCGCTGCTGCTGATCATTCCCGGCCTGATCTGGATCGCGCTCAGCGGGTTCCACTACAGCATCGAGTTCACCGGCGGCACGCTCAAGCGGATCCAGTTCACCGATCCGCCGCCGAGCGTGGCGGACGTCCGCGCCGCCATGGCGGAGGGCGGCCTGCCGCAGGTGGAGATCCAGACCTTCGGTAGTCCGAACGAGCTGATCATGCGGGCGCAGGACCCGAGCACGGTCGCGCAGCAGGACGCCGGCGCCGAAGTCGTCTCGCGGCAGATTACCGCGGCGCTCGATGCGAAGTTCGGCGCTGACAAATACGAGGTGCTCCTCACCGAAGGGGTCGGGCCGAAGGTGGGTAGCGAGCTCCGGCGGAACGCCATGATCGCGCTGGCGATCGCGTTCATCACGACTTTGATCTACCTGGCGTGGCGGTTCGAGTGGCGGTTCGGGCTCGCCGCCGTGCTTGCGACGGTCCACGACATTCTCGCGACGCTGGCGTTCATGAAGTACATGAACCTCGAGATATCGCTGTTCGTGGTCGGCGCGCTGCTGACCGTGATCGGTTACTCGCTGAACGACACGGTCGTGGTGTTCGACCGCGTGCGCGAGAACCTGAAGAAGTTCCCGAAGACGGGCCTGTACGACCTGCTCAACCGGTCGGTGAACGAGACGCTGCCGCGGACGGTGCTGACCGGATCCACGACGCTGGCCACGCTGCTGTCGCTGCTCATCTTCGGCGGCACCGTGATCCGGCCGTTCGCCTGGGTGCTGACGTGGGGAATCATCATCGGAACGTTCAGCTCGGTGTACGTGGCCGGGCCGTTGCTCCTGTGGATCAACCACCAGTGGCCGCGGCACGCCGCGGCATCGGGACGCGCCGACCGCCTGGCCCAGGCCACGCGGCAGACCGAGCGGGAGAAGAGGCCCGCGCCCGCGCGATGACGACGCCTGTCGGCGCCCACGGCCAGGCAACAAGCTCTTCGGCGCCGCCGCATTGGAAGCGCATGTGGGGCAACGTGGTGCTCCGCACCATTGTCTATTACGCGCTGCTCGTGGGCGTGGCCGCGCTCACCTGGGAGTATCTCCCGCCGACCGACGTCGGGGCCGCGGGAGGCGACGGCGCCACGCTGACCGGGAGCGCCGACATCATCGCGCGGATCGCCGATGATTCGCTGACGCTGTCGGTGTTCCTCGCGATGGCGACCGCGGTGCTCGTGTCCATCCCGGTCGCGTGGATCTACACA
It includes:
- the truB gene encoding tRNA pseudouridine(55) synthase TruB; this translates as MKTASPEGLLLVDKPAGITSHDVVDRVRGAYGERSVGHLGTLDPFATGLLVLLVGRATRLATFLDVEPKVYEAVIAFGTETDTDDSTGEVTRSAAPPSEANVRAAIVTLTGEIQQVPPAYSAKKVAGRRAYAAARSGEALELAPASVVVHRWELGAFIGEAFSATITCGGGTYIRSLARDLGRSSGSAAHLRSLRRTRIGRFDVADATPVDALAASPPPLKRLEVTVAAA
- the secF gene encoding protein translocase subunit SecF, with the protein product MLRVLHNTKINFIRLWRVSTAFSLLLIIPGLIWIALSGFHYSIEFTGGTLKRIQFTDPPPSVADVRAAMAEGGLPQVEIQTFGSPNELIMRAQDPSTVAQQDAGAEVVSRQITAALDAKFGADKYEVLLTEGVGPKVGSELRRNAMIALAIAFITTLIYLAWRFEWRFGLAAVLATVHDILATLAFMKYMNLEISLFVVGALLTVIGYSLNDTVVVFDRVRENLKKFPKTGLYDLLNRSVNETLPRTVLTGSTTLATLLSLLIFGGTVIRPFAWVLTWGIIIGTFSSVYVAGPLLLWINHQWPRHAAASGRADRLAQATRQTEREKRPAPAR
- the rbfA gene encoding 30S ribosome-binding factor RbfA, with amino-acid sequence MRNTRRADRVSEAIREVVATFLAEGGGAKDPRITGLVTVTGVDITSDLRHAKVYVSVLGTETEKAATFEGLSSVAGHLRSQIAKTLQLRVAPQITFKVDESVAHAARIESLLEQIKNETPARVEPPAGGDAAAGASDDEDRQP
- the infB gene encoding translation initiation factor IF-2 is translated as MSKLRVHEMAAEFGISSEEVLTLLRQMDVPVRSHVSALTDDQVARLRARWEREKRARAEKPATTSRRRRSSAAAEKAAPPAPEPKAEGGPRRRRRAAPPVTETAEVAPEVEAAPPPPAPVEEAPAVRRRAAAAPAAPAPTQPAAAAAPAAPAPAAAAPPPPRAAPPAAPPPAAAGGTQAPTVPPIPERQRPRPIVPGAPRPRPVASGTPYGARPIASASPGAGTPTRRDDRPTGGARTDDTRGRGKRGKRGAVDQQAVSDNIFKTMTAIRGAPPRRGGARRADDALSREEIEAQRTAEQEREKKTVRVNEFISVSELAEILKIPPTQIVGFALKNLGFMVTINQRLDFDQIELIASEFGFRAVREEEFAADAGDVPADKAEDLKPRPPVVTIMGHVDHGKTSLLDHIRKANVVAGEAGGITQHIGAYHVLLPGGRNLTFLDTPGHEAFTAMRARGAQVTDIVVLVIAADDQVMPQTIEAISHAKNASVPMIVAINKVDLPSANALKVKQDLLQHGVVLEEFGGTTLSSEISAKTGAGIDALLEQILLQAELLELKANPDRPAIGAVVEASLDAGKGPVATVLVSSGTLRVGDDFICGMFSGRVRALLDERGKAVKEAGPAIPVQVLGMTGVAMAGDQFIVVQDAVASREIAQRRQRLDREARSRRTAKGVVSLEEFMTQTSGGEKRTLRIVIKADQGGPAEAVADALGQLSNEEVSVEVIHRGVGTINESDILLARAAGAIIVGFHVRPDNNARAAAEREGVDIKLYKIIYEAVEEVRLALEGLLRPEEREVVYGEAHVLQLFRVPKIGVIAGCSVRSGIINRQGRVRVIRDGVEVYDGVIGSLRHLKDDVREVRSGFECGIGIENFQDVKVGDVIECYRTEQVARTLTPAATA
- a CDS encoding bifunctional riboflavin kinase/FAD synthetase, with protein sequence MHESGLPPTVTATVVTVGTFDGMHRGHRDVVQRLVDRAATAGLPSLLLTFDPHPLEVVNPAAAPQLLTSREEKIEILAETGLDYVAVLPFTRQLADYSAEEFVELVLRARFRMRQLLIGYDHGFGRSRAGDVSVLKSLGKRDGFDVEVVRAVEAPDGHSISSTAIRRAVAGGDLDRAADSLGRLYSVGGKVGRGDQRGRRLGFPTINLVPPPHKLLPPEGVYAARVQTSRGTFGAMVNLGPRPTFGDSSVGLEAYLFDTEVDLYGAHVRLEFVARLRDTRAFPDAAALIEQIKDDETSARSALTVLSVAGNVRTAQNAAGTARPAGVTSISSSQ
- the secD gene encoding protein translocase subunit SecD; amino-acid sequence: MKLKHRIAIILALIAGSLWTLYPRTVVERVKRDGVFVYDTVQRVPLKRGLDLVGGIHMALEIDESKAPVTDKAAALTNALTVLRNRVDEFGVAEPVVQRVGDDRIIVELPGIDDPVRAQDIVQKSAFLEFQITDKSQALDKALPRLDGIIRSRGLTTPGAPGAPGAPARAAAAPAQMPRTPAGLGSLLQRDTTDTARAAGDTGTRDTAAVAAGTGPGPLSSLIQQGSMPGEYLVAAENVGPVEHYLSLPEIQAALPPGKVVRWSSDSMVIANSTYRPFYVLDARPIITGQYIQDAQPNQDPLEGTLVTFELNNEGGRQFRRETSRHIQDYMAIVLDQRVMGRPPVIQGAIGTRGQITMGGQDLAAAQDLALVLRAGALPVPLKIVESGAIGASLGQDAVQQGIRAGILGLALVILIMVVYYKLSGVFAVGGLAVYTLITLAVLASFGAVLTLPGIAGFVLSIGMALDANFLIFERTREEMDAGKTPRAAIDEGFQHAWSAIIDTHVTTALTAAILYQFGTGPVQGFAVALLAGIGASLVSAIFVVRTFFLIWLHRTGGTKPVSI